In a single window of the Mesoplodon densirostris isolate mMesDen1 chromosome 18, mMesDen1 primary haplotype, whole genome shotgun sequence genome:
- the ICAM2 gene encoding intercellular adhesion molecule 2 — protein MSPFGGWGLLSAFLALLCCTGSGEEAFEVRMWPEQLMVESGESQVINCSTTCTQPNAGGLETTLHKTLLEEQAQWKLYEVFNISQDTDVICHFTCSGKQESKSLNISVFYPPKQVLLKLWPTLVAVGRSFTIQCRVPSVAPLEGLTVTLLHGSEIVYSQTFVGTTHSPQEAMVTHNTTAHREDDRHNFSCRAEMDLRSRGGDLVHSVSDPQALDVYEAAQDTQMAVIITAGSVLLFLFVTSVLLCFVFGQQWHQRRTGTYRVQAAWRRLRWAYRA, from the exons ATGTCCCCTTTTGGTGGCTGGGGACTGCTCTCGGCCTTTCTTGCCCTGCTCTGCTGCACAG GGTCTGGCGAGGAGGCGTTCGAGGTACGCATGTGGCCAGAGCAGCTGATGGTGGAGTCCGGGGAGTCTCAGGTGATTAACTGTAGTACCACCTGTACGCAGCCCAACGCCGGTGGTCTGGAGACCACCCTACACAAGACTCTCCTGGAGGAACAGGCTCAGTGGAAGCTGTATGAGGTCTTCAACATCTCCCAGGACACAGATGTCATTTGCCATTTCACCTGCTCCGGGAAGCAGGAGTCCAAGAGTCTGAACATCAGTGTGTTCT aCCCTCCAAAGCAAGTGCTGCTGAAGTTATGGCCCACTTTAGTGGCTGTAGGGAGATCGTTCACCATCCAGTGCAGGGTGCCCTCTGTGGCACCCCTCGAAGGTCTCACTGTCACCCTGCTCCATGGCAGTGAGATCGTATACAGCCAGACCTTTGTGGGGACAACACATTCCCCCCAAGAGGCCATGGTCACCCACAACACCACGGCTCACAGGGAAGACGACCGCCACAACTTCTCCTGCCGGGCCGAGATGGACCTGCGCTCTCGCGGCGGGGACCTCGTTCACAGCGTCTCAGATCCCCAGGCGCTCGACGTCTATG aggcTGCACAAGACACCCAGATGGCGGTCATCATCACGGCCGGGTCAGTGCTGCTCTTCTTGTTTGTGACGTCCGTCCTGCTGTGCTTTGTCTTTGGGCAGCAGTGGCACCAGAGGCGGACAGGTACCTACAGGGTTCAAGCTGCTTGGAGGAGGCTGAGGTGGGCCTACCGGGCATAG